The Methanohalophilus portucalensis genome window below encodes:
- a CDS encoding class II fumarate hydratase encodes MPFTGDIMVRVEKDTLGEVEVPDNVYYGPQTARAVINFRVSGQRLPPAFIRAQAAIKMASAKANMKAAKLDRNLGEAIYKAAQEVRSGRFDGHFVLDAFQSGAGTSQNMNANEVIANRALEILGYHKGRYDVVHPNDHVNMSQSSNDATHTAIHIAATEKITNKLLPVLNTLQDEIDAKAKEYIGVVKPGRTHLQDAVPVTLGQEFSGYSRMLELDKQRLESTLEDLKELNMGGTATGTGLNTPEGFGDTAIQEMNHITGIDFRLVENPFEATQGAGAILGTSAALKGIAVSLIKVANDLRLLSSGPRTGFGEIVLPAVQPGSSIMPGKVNPVMAEMLNMVCFQVVGNDTAIMMAAQAGQCELNVFTPVLAHNILNSITILTGGIDSFNERCLRGLTVNADHCSRMAESSLALGTSLAPIIGYERAAEITYEAYRTNSTIREVVERKDLGLSKEEIDDLLDPLNMTGAGNDRT; translated from the coding sequence ATGCCTTTTACAGGTGATATAATGGTGAGGGTTGAAAAAGACACACTTGGGGAGGTAGAGGTTCCAGACAATGTTTATTATGGTCCTCAAACCGCCCGTGCTGTGATAAATTTCAGGGTAAGTGGTCAGAGGCTGCCTCCTGCTTTTATCAGGGCACAGGCTGCGATCAAAATGGCATCTGCAAAAGCCAATATGAAAGCCGCCAAACTTGACCGTAATCTGGGTGAGGCAATCTACAAAGCCGCTCAGGAAGTGCGAAGTGGAAGATTTGATGGCCATTTCGTGCTGGATGCTTTCCAGTCAGGTGCTGGCACGTCCCAGAATATGAATGCCAACGAGGTTATTGCCAACAGGGCTCTTGAAATCCTGGGTTATCATAAGGGTCGCTATGATGTGGTCCATCCCAATGATCATGTTAATATGTCCCAGTCCTCCAATGACGCGACTCATACGGCAATCCATATTGCTGCTACGGAAAAGATAACAAATAAACTCTTGCCTGTACTTAATACCCTGCAGGATGAAATTGATGCAAAAGCCAAAGAGTATATTGGGGTGGTAAAACCCGGCAGAACCCATCTGCAGGATGCCGTGCCAGTGACCCTGGGGCAGGAATTCAGTGGCTATTCGAGGATGCTGGAACTGGATAAACAACGACTGGAAAGTACACTGGAGGATTTGAAGGAACTTAATATGGGGGGTACGGCCACGGGTACTGGTCTCAATACTCCTGAAGGATTTGGTGATACAGCGATTCAGGAAATGAATCATATCACAGGTATTGATTTCAGGTTAGTGGAAAATCCCTTTGAAGCCACACAGGGTGCAGGGGCTATTCTGGGCACCTCTGCGGCCTTAAAGGGTATTGCAGTGAGCCTTATTAAGGTTGCAAATGACCTAAGATTGTTATCCAGCGGTCCACGCACCGGTTTCGGGGAAATCGTGCTGCCGGCAGTGCAGCCTGGCTCCTCGATCATGCCGGGTAAGGTCAACCCTGTGATGGCAGAGATGCTGAACATGGTGTGTTTCCAGGTGGTTGGAAACGATACTGCCATAATGATGGCAGCACAGGCGGGACAATGTGAATTGAACGTATTTACGCCGGTTCTTGCTCATAATATTCTTAATTCGATAACAATTCTGACAGGGGGAATCGATTCTTTCAATGAACGCTGTCTCAGGGGTTTAACCGTCAATGCGGATCACTGTTCAAGAATGGCAGAATCCAGTCTTGCATTGGGAACTTCCCTGGCACCTATAATCGGTTATGAAAGGGCTGCGGAAATCACATATGAAGCATACAGGACAAACAGTACCATACGTGAAGTAGTAGAAAGAAAAGATTTGGGTCTTTCAAAAGAGGAGATCGATGACCTGTTGGATCCACTTAATATGACGGGGGCAGGAAATGATAGAACATGA
- a CDS encoding DUF2117 family protein, which yields MKYGIIIHGPEIIDSGWAGKIIQLLSARADVYAVAAGTMCKLAVLDSFLEELIDIWSLSKPSEAITELAKECECIFLLNHGKTIESGTVFGNLVAERVDIGVPLVQVERPGNSDGKVIHRGKDVNSDVYWLCRKLGMPLVYPETARQPSIRKNDNKKIRAISGVLPGESIMVNGLVIGYANSENVELIFEDGIITAIKGGQLKKHGVEKLASYIGKIDPENAWIKSGNLRRTPVLESMNRERIDVHKHQLWRAVIINHEAERTFELARKADLVISVGDDTTAIAGSILKRLEIPLIGITDGDRDNVLAENEYCEGSTIIQVESGCDDIVGEKIKHSFFSTSHPEFPSKSYLEEQILDLAKSHIRHVIFYPLESNY from the coding sequence ATGAAATATGGAATTATAATACACGGCCCGGAAATAATAGATAGTGGCTGGGCCGGCAAAATAATACAACTTCTTTCAGCAAGGGCAGATGTGTATGCTGTAGCTGCCGGGACGATGTGTAAACTGGCCGTTCTGGATTCTTTTCTTGAAGAGTTAATTGATATCTGGAGCCTGAGCAAACCCAGTGAGGCGATCACTGAACTTGCAAAAGAGTGTGAATGTATATTCCTTTTAAATCATGGAAAAACCATTGAAAGTGGGACTGTTTTTGGAAATCTGGTGGCGGAGAGGGTGGACATTGGCGTCCCGCTTGTACAGGTTGAAAGACCCGGGAATTCGGACGGGAAAGTTATTCACAGGGGAAAAGATGTAAATTCCGATGTATACTGGCTATGCAGGAAATTGGGTATGCCACTGGTGTACCCTGAAACTGCAAGGCAACCATCTATCAGAAAAAACGATAATAAAAAGATACGCGCGATTTCAGGGGTCCTGCCCGGAGAATCCATAATGGTCAACGGCCTTGTAATCGGTTACGCCAATAGTGAGAATGTGGAATTAATATTTGAGGATGGGATTATTACTGCTATCAAGGGCGGACAATTGAAAAAACATGGTGTGGAAAAACTTGCTTCATACATCGGTAAGATTGACCCTGAAAATGCGTGGATAAAAAGTGGAAATTTACGCCGCACTCCTGTTCTGGAATCAATGAACAGGGAAAGAATTGATGTTCATAAGCACCAGTTATGGAGGGCCGTAATTATTAACCATGAAGCGGAAAGGACATTCGAACTTGCAAGAAAAGCGGATCTGGTAATTTCAGTTGGGGATGACACAACGGCGATTGCAGGAAGTATCCTGAAACGTCTGGAAATACCATTGATAGGAATTACTGATGGTGACAGGGACAATGTGCTTGCTGAAAATGAATATTGCGAAGGTTCTACGATAATACAGGTTGAAAGCGGTTGTGACGATATAGTGGGAGAAAAAATAAAACATTCGTTCTTTTCTACATCCCACCCCGAATTTCCCTCAAAATCTTATCTGGAAGAACAAATTCTTGATCTGGCAAAATCTCACATAAGACATGTGATTTTCTACCCCCTGGAATCCAATTATTAA
- the larA gene encoding nickel-dependent lactate racemase — protein MTVITVPYGNESIDVNIPDSNMGDILMPSEIEVQSPPDELVKNALANPVDSKRLSEIVTPESSVAIIVSDITRPSPSSTMLPILLEELKSGGCTEENVTVVCALGLHRQQTEEEIKKILGHLYGKVRFVEHNKENCVKVGTTSRGTPVEIFKEVYESDIVVCTGNIEFHYYAGYSGGAKAILPGVSSNNSVITNHKMMTFEEATTGNIDSPVRQDMEEAAKIFGPDFLINVVLNSKKEIVRAVAGDIIAAHRKGVECVDKMYKVKVEPAEVVITATDASKGMNLYQAYKPLDNAKMAVIDGGTILLAAPCGEGFGHEIFERWSRQCSCPAETIEKFDSDFEFGAHKAAFIAQLAMKHDLLMYSEMPEKDVQDVYFKPVADIQQAIDSIIAENPAVRIHFMPHGQSTLPITKEKN, from the coding sequence ATGACCGTAATCACTGTACCCTATGGTAACGAAAGTATTGATGTCAATATTCCGGATTCCAATATGGGTGATATCCTGATGCCCTCTGAAATAGAAGTACAATCTCCCCCCGATGAGCTTGTAAAAAATGCTCTTGCAAATCCGGTAGACAGCAAACGACTTTCAGAAATCGTAACACCAGAATCCAGTGTAGCCATCATAGTCAGTGATATTACCCGTCCATCCCCTTCTTCAACAATGCTCCCAATACTTCTTGAAGAATTAAAATCCGGAGGATGTACCGAAGAAAATGTAACGGTGGTCTGTGCCCTGGGACTTCATCGCCAGCAGACTGAAGAAGAGATTAAAAAGATACTTGGACATCTTTATGGAAAAGTCAGGTTTGTTGAACACAATAAAGAGAATTGTGTAAAGGTGGGAACAACTTCCAGAGGGACCCCGGTAGAAATATTCAAAGAAGTTTATGAGTCTGATATAGTAGTGTGTACCGGCAACATTGAATTCCATTATTATGCAGGTTACAGTGGAGGTGCAAAAGCGATCCTTCCCGGAGTAAGTTCCAATAATTCTGTTATTACAAACCATAAGATGATGACCTTTGAAGAGGCAACTACCGGCAATATCGACAGTCCTGTAAGACAGGATATGGAGGAAGCGGCGAAAATATTCGGCCCGGATTTTTTAATCAATGTGGTCCTCAACAGCAAAAAAGAAATCGTCCGGGCTGTAGCCGGTGATATTATAGCTGCCCATAGAAAGGGAGTTGAATGTGTGGATAAAATGTACAAGGTGAAAGTGGAACCTGCAGAGGTTGTCATTACAGCAACCGATGCCTCAAAAGGGATGAACCTCTATCAGGCCTACAAACCACTGGACAATGCAAAAATGGCAGTTATTGACGGAGGCACCATCTTGCTTGCAGCCCCCTGCGGGGAAGGGTTTGGTCATGAAATATTTGAGCGCTGGAGCCGACAATGCAGTTGTCCTGCAGAAACAATTGAAAAATTCGACTCAGATTTTGAGTTTGGGGCTCATAAAGCGGCATTTATCGCACAGCTTGCAATGAAACATGATTTGCTCATGTATTCAGAAATGCCTGAAAAGGATGTACAGGATGTGTATTTCAAGCCTGTAGCAGACATCCAGCAGGCAATTGATTCAATCATTGCAGAGAATCCGGCCGTGAGAATCCATTTTATGCCCCATGGCCAGAGTACCCTTCCAATTACAAAAGAAAAAAATTAA
- a CDS encoding molybdopterin synthase encodes MKAVAVIGYKNTGKTTFVCRLVEKLALKGKVGTVKIMHDHRFDSPEKDTGKHFDSGAENVTAVSEEGMVSIQRGAGLDEALEVLADRGMEYAIVEGATNSDLPKIMLGEMEGEAGNVVLRLAPCSDWDMDEVAGIVHQTSEFVTLNSMINKIRRIPEFPLAGSIGTFTGVVRGETDDISTKMLEFEKYESVADERIEKICNDLKQREGIIEVLIHHKSGRLMRGEDIVYIVVASAHRQELFKALSDAIERVKSEVPIWKKEVTMEGDFWVHDHA; translated from the coding sequence ATGAAAGCCGTAGCTGTTATTGGTTACAAAAATACCGGCAAGACAACTTTTGTTTGCAGGCTGGTTGAAAAACTTGCTTTGAAGGGTAAAGTTGGTACTGTAAAAATCATGCATGACCATCGTTTTGATTCCCCCGAAAAAGATACGGGAAAACATTTTGATTCTGGGGCTGAAAACGTGACTGCAGTCTCCGAGGAAGGTATGGTTTCTATTCAACGTGGGGCAGGACTGGATGAAGCCCTTGAAGTCCTTGCTGACAGGGGTATGGAGTACGCTATCGTGGAAGGAGCTACAAATAGTGACTTACCCAAAATAATGCTGGGAGAGATGGAAGGGGAAGCAGGGAATGTTGTACTCAGGCTTGCTCCGTGTTCTGACTGGGATATGGACGAAGTTGCAGGAATTGTACACCAAACATCTGAATTCGTAACCCTGAACAGTATGATTAACAAAATACGTCGTATACCTGAATTTCCTCTGGCTGGAAGTATCGGTACTTTCACCGGTGTAGTAAGAGGGGAGACAGATGATATCAGCACAAAAATGCTCGAATTTGAGAAATATGAGAGTGTTGCTGATGAGCGTATAGAAAAGATATGTAATGACCTTAAACAAAGAGAAGGAATTATCGAAGTGTTAATCCATCACAAAAGTGGCCGGCTCATGCGGGGAGAGGATATTGTGTATATTGTTGTAGCATCGGCCCACAGGCAGGAGCTGTTTAAAGCCCTGAGTGATGCGATTGAAAGAGTAAAGTCAGAGGTGCCCATATGGAAAAAAGAAGTCACCATGGAAGGTGATTTCTGGGTCCACGATCATGCGTGA
- the radC gene encoding RadC family protein, whose product MDEQKLRVQDMPHEERPRERIAKYGPSGLSNTELLAIILRTGTAKENVINLCSRIFSNYSIKNLSQANITKLTEIHGVGIAKASQISAIFELARRLEKHSDEPLPRIRSPDDVYKLLYPQLRCQKKEHLTTLHLDTKNQVLREEVVSIGSLNANIVHPREVFKSALLESAASVILTHNHPSGDPTPSREDINVTRKLVDGGKILGIDVLDHVIIGEGKFVSLKDEGYIS is encoded by the coding sequence ATGGATGAACAGAAATTAAGGGTACAGGATATGCCCCATGAAGAAAGGCCAAGGGAAAGAATTGCAAAATATGGGCCTTCGGGCCTTTCCAATACGGAATTGCTTGCAATAATCCTGCGAACCGGAACGGCAAAGGAAAATGTGATCAATCTATGTAGCCGTATTTTTTCAAATTATTCTATCAAAAATTTGAGTCAGGCCAATATCACAAAACTGACCGAAATCCATGGAGTAGGGATTGCAAAGGCATCCCAGATCTCTGCAATATTCGAACTGGCTCGCAGGCTTGAGAAACATTCAGATGAACCGCTGCCACGCATCCGTTCCCCGGATGATGTGTACAAGCTCCTGTATCCCCAGTTGAGGTGCCAGAAAAAGGAACATCTTACAACCCTTCACCTTGATACAAAAAACCAGGTCCTTCGGGAAGAAGTGGTATCTATAGGCAGTCTCAACGCTAACATTGTTCATCCAAGGGAAGTATTCAAATCAGCCCTTCTGGAATCAGCAGCCTCTGTAATTCTTACACACAATCATCCATCGGGAGATCCCACACCAAGCAGGGAAGATATAAACGTTACCCGTAAACTTGTTGATGGCGGTAAAATACTCGGAATTGATGTACTGGATCATGTGATAATCGGGGAAGGAAAATTTGTGAGTTTGAAGGATGAAGGATATATTTCCTGA